DNA sequence from the Pseudoxanthomonas sp. genome:
AAAAAGGCCACGCGGATGCGTGGCCTTTTTCGTTGGTGCGCCGATCAGGCCGGCAACGGGGCGGCCCGCAGGGCCCGCCGCGCCTCGATTCGCTTCCACACCTTTTCATGGAAGTGGAAGACGACCGTGTTGCAGGCCGGCTCGATCAGGGCCAGCGCGCCACCCACCAGCAGGCTGCCGGTGAACAGGTAGCCCAGGGTGAAGGCGACCGCGAAATGCAGCATCGCGAAGCTCAGGGTCTTGTTCACGGCGGGGCTCCAGATGAGAACTGATCTCAAGTATGGGCGCCCCGCGCGTGCCGTCCAATGAAAGGTTCTGCTTGAAGCGATAAGCAGGACCTATTGTCCAGGGCAATCAGAAGCGGAACGTGACGCCCGCCATCGGGCCGTGGACCTTGAACTGGCCGGTGAGCCTGCCGGCGACGTCCACGGTGCCGACACCGGACTCAGGCGGCGCGTCGAAGGAGCCCGTGTAGTCGTTGCCCAGCTTCAGGCGGAACCAGTCATAGCCCACGTGAATGCCCAGGCGCTCGGTGACCAGGTACTCGACCAGCAGGCCGCCCCGTTCGAAATGACCGCGTTCGTCGATGAAGTCGCCCCAGCGGGTATCGAGGTACTGCGCCTGGGCCTCCACGCGCAGGCGGGGCGTGGCGGCCCAGCTGACCCGGGTATGCAGGTTGGGCGAGGTGCCGTCCTTCTTCCAGCGGAACGACTCCCACTGCGGATCCACCTCGTCGGTACCGGTACTGGTGCCCGTGCCCCGGGCTTCCAGGATGGCATGGGTGACCCCCAGCCCGAGTCCCCACTGGAACCGCGGGGTGTCGACCACGGCGAACTCGTAGTTCAGGCTGGCCAGCTCGAAGCTCAGGCGGCCATCGACGTCGATGGCGGGAATCTCGACCGGTTCGCCGGGGATCTCGACCTCTTCGAAGATGTTGCCCGGGTCGATCCAGTCGCCGTCGAAGTTCCACGACTGGTTGCGGCGATAGTCGTAGTAGTTCATGCGCAGCGACTGGCGCGGCGTCATGTGGAAGGCGATCTCGCCGCGCGGGCGCCAGCGGCCGTCGGAGTCGATGCTGCCGGCGGCGGCCAGGTCTTCCGAGCGCTCACCGTCGGTGGCGGTGCCGGTGCCGTCGAAACGGATGTTGGCTTCGGGGTTGAACGCCGACAGGCGGATGTCGAAACGGGCGTCGTCGGTGAAGTCCTGCGCCTGGCCGGTGAAGGCGAAGCCGGCCAGGGGCAGTGAAGCGATGAGGGCGGAAGCGATAAGGGA
Encoded proteins:
- a CDS encoding DUF2061 domain-containing protein; translation: MNKTLSFAMLHFAVAFTLGYLFTGSLLVGGALALIEPACNTVVFHFHEKVWKRIEARRALRAAPLPA